A window of Nocardiopsis sp. Huas11 genomic DNA:
ACCAGGTCGAACTGCTGGTCTCCGCCGGGATCCCGGTCATGGGCCACATCGGTCTGACCCCGCAGTCGGTCAACACGCTGGGCGGCTACCGGGTCCAGGGGCGCGGCGAGGCGGCGGCGGGCCTGCTCAAGGACGCCAAGGAGCTGGAGCGCGCGGGCGCGTTCTCGCTCGTGCTGGAGTGCGTGCCCTCCGAACTGGCGGCCGAGGTCACCGAGCAGCTGTCCATCCCCACCATCGGCATCGGAGCGGGCCCGTCCACGGACGCCCAGGTGCTGGTGTGGCAGGACATGGCGGGGCTCAGCCCCAAGGTGGCCAAGTTCGTCAAGGCCTACGCCAACCTCAACGAGACGCTGCGCGAGGCCGCTTCGAGCTTCGCCGACGACGTCGTCCAGGGCGCCTTCCCCGAGGAGCGCCACTCCTACTCCGCCTGATCCGGTCGCGGCCGCTCCGGCCGCACCACGGCACCACCACCGCGCCGCCGGCCGGGTCCGCCCCGGTCGGCGGTGCGGCGTGTCCGGACCCGTTTTCGATCCGCTCCGGGCCGCTCCGGGCCCGCGGACCGACCCGTCCGCGGGTGCGGTGCGAAGTGTGAGGCGGACGACAACCCGAACGGTACTCGGGAGTAGAGTCGCACCGTACCGAGCACCGACACGGGCCGGGGTCCGGCCCTTCCGGGAGGACACATGCGCATCTCGATGCCGCTCCAGTACGCGGGCGAGCCCAAGGCCGCCGTCGATCTGGTCGCCGAGTTGGAGAAGGCCGGGCTGGACACGGTGTGGGTCGCGGAGGTCTACGGCTTCGACAGCCCCACGCTGATGGGCTACATCGCGGCGCGCACCGAGACGGTGGCCATCGGCTCGGCCATCCTGCCGCTGTACAGCCGCACGCCCAGCCTGGTCGCGATGACCGCGGCGGGACTGGACGACCTGTCCGGCGGGCGCGCCATCCTCGGCCTGGGGGCCAGCGGTCCGCAGGTGATCGAGGGCTGGCACGGTGTGCCCTACACCAAGCCGCTGGCGCGCACCCGCGAGACCGTCGAGATCTGCCGCCGCATCTGGGCCCGGCAGGACCGCCTGACCCATGACGGCTCCGTCTTCCAGCTCCCCCTGCCGCCCGAGCGCGGAACCGGGCTGGGCAAGCCGCTCAAGCTCATCAACCACCCCCGCCGCCCCGACATCCCGATCTACCTGGCCTCCCTGGGCGAGAAGAACGTGGCCATGACGGCCGAGATCGCCGACGGATGGCTGCCCCACCTGTTCATCCCCGAGAAGGCGGAGAGCGTGTGGGGCGACTCGATCGCGGCGGGCAAGGCCAAGCGCGACCCGTCCCTGGGCGAGCTGGAGATCTCCGCCGGCGGTCTCCTCGCGATCGGGGAGGGCGAGGACACCAAGAAGCTGCTCGACTTCGTCCGCCCGATGATCGCGCTGTACGTGGGCGGCATGGGCGCCAAGGGCAAGAACTTCTACAACACCGTGGCCCGCCGGTACGGGTACGAGGAGGCCGCGGAGAAGATCCAGGACCTGTACCTGGAGGGCCGCAAGGAGGAGGCGGCCGCGGCGGTGCCCGAGGAGTTCGTGGAGCTGACGAACATGGTCGGCCCGGAGTCCTACGTGCGCGAGCGCGTCGAGGCCTTCCGCGCGGCCGGGGTCACCCAACTCAACGTGACTCCCGTGGGTGACAACCCGGCCAAGCTCGTGGAGAAGGTCAAGAGCTGGGTCTCCTGACCCCACCCGTCACACCAGGTCGCGTGCCCCGCCCTCCCGCGGGGCACGCGACTCCCCGCGGCCGCGAATTTTTTCTCGGCGCCCGAAGGCGCAGCGCACCCACCCTGCGCCACTCTGTGTAGTCAACGCTCCACGAATTGTCTTGTTAACATGCGTTAAGTACCGTCTTGCCCCCGGACGAAGACCGGAGAACGCATGCCCCCGTCCCCCGCATCCCGCCGAACCGGCGCGAGCGCCCTCCTCACGGCGGCCGCCCTCGGCTCCGTCCTGCTCTGCCCCCTCCCGGCCTCGGCCGCCCCCGCGCAGCACTGCGTCGGCGACGCCGACGGCAGCGACCAGGAGTGCTTCGCCACCTACGACCAGGCGATCGACGCGGCGCAGGACCGCGTCGGACACACGCTGGCCGAACAGGAGCGCGCCCTGTCCGGTTCCCGGACCGGCACCCTCACCGCCGCGAACGACGTCATCATCGGCACCTACTTCGAACACGGGAACTACGGCGGCGCCTCGTTCACCCTCTACGGGGACAACACCTGCCAGGGCGGCGACGACATCGAGTTCTGGTTCACCTTCCCCCCGGAGTGGCAGGGCATCATCTCCTCCGCCCAGCCCTGGGCGCGGTGCTCGCTGTGGCTGCACGCCGGGCCGGACGGCACCGGCGACCGCGACGGCCCCTACCGCGAGAACACCCCCGACATCGGTGGCCACATGAACGACCGCACCGTCTCCACCACCCTGGGCTGACGCCCGGCCCCTCCCCCCGCCCCCGCCCGATGGGAGAACCGACATGAGACGCACGTACGCCGTGCTCACCGCCGCCGCGGTCGCCGTGGCGACCGCGGTCACCACGGCGCCGACCCCCGCCTACGCCGACCACGAGGACACGCCCACGGTGCGCCAGCTGCTGGAGCTGTGCAACGTGTCGACGGACGTGTGCGAGTTCCACCCCGGTGGAGCGCCGGAGCTGTTCGCCACCGACGGCCGCGTCGTGGGATCGGAGGTGTTCAACTGCACCTCGGGCCGCCAGAACATGGCCGTGGAGTGGTCCGACACCACCTCCCAGAGCAACAGCGTCGGCCTGGCCCTGACCACCGAGGCCGGCTTCGGAGAGATCTTCTCGGTGTCCTACGAGCAGTCCTTCCAGCACACCTGGACGACCTCGCACACCGAGTCGCAGACCACCTTCGTCAACACCGGGCCCCGAGAGGTGGGCTGGGTCGAGCGGCGGCCTCAGATGCAGCGCGTGCACGGCACCTACGAGCTGCACTTCGGCAGCCGCCAGTGGGGCCACTACATCTGGTACGCGCCCTTCACCGCCGAAGGACCCGTCCCCGGCTCGCCCGACGAGGTCGTCACGCAGAACGTGCGGCCGATGACCGATGCCGAGGAGGCGGCGTGCCCGTGACCCACCGAAACCACACGGTGCTCAGAGCCCTCACCGCCGGCGCGGTGGCGGCGGCCCTGGCGCTGGCGCCCTCACCGGCCGCGGCCGACCACGAGGACACCCCGACGGTCCGGGAGCTGCTGGAGAGGTGCGGCGAGAGCACCGACCTGTGCGAGTTCCACCCCTCGGGCGCCCCGGAGTACTTCCAGAACACCGCCGAGCAGGTCGGCTCACCGGTCTACAACTGCACTGACCACGAGCAGCTGTCCCAGGTGTCCTGGTCCAAGACCACGGGCGAGTCCAACAGCGTGAACCTGTCGATGACGGCCACGTTCGGCGTGGTCTTCAAACAGAGCTTCACCGTCTCCTACGGGCACGAGTGGAGCTCGGAGCACACGCAGACCCAGCGGACGCAGGTCACCGCCCAGCCCGGCGAGGTGGCCACCGTCTACTACGGGCCCAGGATGCAGCGCGTGCACGGCACCTACGAGCTGCACTTCGGCAGCCGCCAGTGGGGCCACTACATCTGGTACGCGCCCTTCACCGCCGAAGGACCCGCGGACGACCAGGGCAGCACGGTCACGCAGTCCACGCGGCCGATGACGGACCAGGAGCGCGCCGCCTTCTGCGGCTGATCCGCCGTCCGGCGACCGGTGCCCGTCGGGCGCCGGTCGCCGTTCACGTCCGAGCGGTCACGACCGCCCGTTCGGGGCCGCCCGATCGGGGCCGCCCGGCCGGGTGGCCCCGGCCGCGGGGTCACGACCGCGGGGTCACGACCGCCGAGGGATCACAGCCCGGTGATGCGGATGCCGGCGTGGGTCTTGTAGCGGCGGTTGACCGCGATGAGGTTGGCGGTGAGCGCCTCGACCTGGTGGGCGTTGCGCAGCCGTCCGCCGAACACGCCCCGCACACCGGGGATCAGGTCGGCCAGCGCGCGCACGACGTCGGTTGCCTCGCGGTCCTCGCCCAGGACCAGGACGTCGAGCTCGACCTCGGAGACCTCGGGGTCCAGCAGCACCACCGCGGACACGTGGTGGAACGCGGCGGTGACCCGGCTCCGCGGCAGGACCTCGGCGGCCTGCTGGGCGGCACTGCCCTCGGGCACGTCCAGCGCGAAGGGGCCGCGCTTGTCGAAGCCCAGGGGGTTGACGCAGTCGACGACGATCTTGTCCGCGAGCTCGTCGGCCAGCCCCGCCAGCAGGTCGCGGTGGCCCTCCCACGGGACCGCGACGATGACGATGTCGCCCTCGGCCGCGGCGGCGGCGTTGTCCAGCCCCCGCACGTCGACGCGGGTCCGCTCGGCCTCGACCAGCTCCTTGGCGACCGAGGCCGCGCGGTCGGCGCTGCGCGATCCGATGATCACGATCTGCCCGGCCAGGGCGAACCGACGGGCGAGCCCACGCCCCTGGTCGCCCGTACCGCCCAGGACGGCGATGGTCTGCCCGGTGATGTCCACGCCCTCCGGCGTGCTCTGTTCGCTCATGCGCCGATCCTGTCAGAGCCGTCCCGCCGCGACCGCACCCAGGTCACCAGTCCTCGTCCTCCTGCTCATCCCAGGCCGAGTTGCGCTCGGCCGCGGTGGTGAGGGCCCGGGAGGCCGCCTCCTCGCTGTCGTAGGGGCCCATGCGCTTCTTGTTGGGACAGCCCGCACCGTGTTCGACCCGTTGGTGCACAAGGCAGTACCACCAGCGGTCCTGGTCGGATCTCTCGTCCATCTCGACCCCTCTTCCTCGGTCTCCGTCGTGGGGCATCTACCCGTGGTGGGACCGCGCTCACACCCGCGCGCGAGCGCCTCTTGGCGAGTCCGTCCGGAGGTACCCACGAACTACAATCGGATCTCATGACTACTCCGCTGGTTCCTGGGCGCATATCGCCCCAACGCTCGGTTCCCTCCCACATCGTCCGGCCTGAGTACGTCGGTCAGAAGTACCCCGTGGAGGGGGTCCTGGGCGACGTGCAGACCCCGGAGACCATCGAGAGGCTCAGGGCCACCTCGCAGATCGCCGCACGGGCGCTGCAGGAGGTCGGGAAGAACATCGACCCGGGCGTGACCACGGACGAGCTGGACCGGATCGGCCACGAGTTCCTGCTCGACCACGGCGCCTACCCCAGCACGCTGGGGTACAAGGGCTACCCGAAGTCGCTGTGCTCCTCCCTCAACGAGGTCATCTGCCACGGTATCCCCGACGACACCGTCATCTCCGACGGGGACATCGTCAACATCGACATCACCGCCTTCAAGGACGGGGTGCACGGCGACACCAACGCCACGTTCCTGGCCGGAAACGTCTCCGAGGAGCACCGGCTGCTGGTGGAGCGCACCCACGAGGCCACGATGCGCGCGATCAAGGCCTGCCGTCCGGGTCGGCGGATCAACGTGATCGGCCGGGTCATCGAGTCCTACGCCAAGCGGTTCGGCTACGGCGTGGTGCGCGACTTCACCGGGCACGGCGTGGGCCCGGAGTTCCACTCCGGCCTGGTGATCCCGCACTACGACGACCCGCGCGCGGACACCGTCATGGAACCGGGGATGACCTTCACCATCGAGCCGATGATCACCCTCGGCGCGGTCGAGTACGACATGTGGGACGACGGCTGGACCGCCGTGACCGCCGACCGCCGCTGGACCGCGCAGTTCGAGCACACCCTGGTCATCACCGACACCGGCGCGGAGATCCTCACCCTGCCCTGAGTGCGGACGGCACGGCCCATGGACGGCCGCGGGCCGGACGGCGCGGGGGCGGCCGGCCCGTGGGGCCTCCCCCGCCCGGCCTGCGAGGGGGCGCCGTCGAGCCCGGCCGCCCCGCCTGTGGATCACCGGAGGACCGGACGCTAGTGTCTCCGGATGAGGATCCTCATCTCCGCCGACATGGAGGGGGCCACGGGCGTCACGTGGCCCGCCGACGTCGAGCCCGGCACCGAGCAGTGGCAGCGCTGCCGCGCGATGTTCACCGGCGACGTGAACGCGGCCGTGACGGGCCTGTTCGAGGGCGGCGCCGACGAGGTCCTGGTCAACGAGGCGCACGCCACCATGCGCAACCTCCTCCTGGAGGAGCTGCACGAGGACGCGACCATGATCACCGGCCGCCACAAGGACCTGTCCATGGTCGAGGGCGTCCAGGCGGGCGACTGCGACGGCGTGGTCTTCCTCGGCTACCACTGCGGCGCCGGGGACGAGGGCGTGCTCGCCCACACCTACCTGCCCAACGCCATCACCGGCGTGTGGCTGGACGGGGAGCCGGCGAGCGAGGGCCGGCTCAACGCCGCGGTCGTGGCCGCGTACGGGACCCCCGTCATCCTCGTCACCGGGGACGACCGGGCCTGCGAGGACGCCGCCGGCTACGCCCCCTTCGCCCGGACCGTCGCGGTCAAGGAGCACGTGAGCCGCTACGCCGCCCGCTGCCGTCCGCCCGCCCGCACCGCGCGGGACATCCGCGCCCAGGCGCGCGCCGCCATGCTGCTGGCCGGTCGCCTGGTCCCCGCCGAGCCGCGTGCGCACGAGGTCGAGGTGGAGGTCGACGCCGCCCACCTGGCCCAGGCCGCCGCGCTGGTACCGGGAGTGACACGCGTGGGAGCCCGGCGCGTCCGCTACACCTCACCCGACGCCTACGAGATGATCCGTTGCTTCAAGACGGTGACTACTCTCGTTTCCCAGGCAATGGAAGCCCACTACGGGTAAGACTGGTGCGGGGGATCTCCCCGTTCCGGCACACCACTCATCGCAGAGAGAGGCCGCGCACGTGGTCCACACCGTCACGTCCCCCGAGACCGGTCTCGACGCGGCCGGGGAGGACGCGATCCGCCTGGCCCGCGGACTCGTCCGCCTGGACTCCACCAACCGCGGCGGCGGCCAGGGCGACGAGCGCGCCGCGGCCGAGTACACCGCCGAGGCCCTCGGCGAGGCGGGGCTCGATCCGGTGATCCTGGAGTCGGCGCCCCGCCGCGCGAACGTGGTCGTCCGCGTGCCGGGGACCGATCCCACCGCCCCCGCCCTGCTCGTCCACGGCCATCTGGACGTGGTCCCGGCCGACGCCGCCGACTGGACCCTGCCGCCCTTCGCGGGCGAGATCGCCGACTGCCCGGTCACGGGCGTCCCGGCGCTGTGGGGCCGCGGCACGGTGGACATGAAGAACTCCGTCGCGATGGTCGCCGCCGTGGTGCGCCACTGGGCCCGCCACGGCGTGCGGCCGCGCCGCGACCTCGTCCTGGCGTTCGTCGCCGACGAGGAGGACAGCGCCGCCTACGGGGCCGACTGGCTGGCACGCGAGCACGCCGACCTGTTCGAGGGCTGTTCCGTGGGGATCGGCGAGGGCGGCGGGGAGACCGTGCACGCCCGCGGCGCGGACGGGCGCCCGGTCCGGCTCTACCCGGTGGGCGCCGCCGAGCGCGGCAGCGCCTGGCTGACCCTGCGCGCCCGCGGCACGGCCGGGCACGGGTCCCGCCCCCCGCGCGACAACGCCGTGGGGGCGCTCGCCGAGGCGGTGGCCCGGATCGACCGGCACACGTGGCCGACGAACCCGACGCCCGTGACCCTCGACGCGATCGACGCGGTCGCCAAGGCGCTGGGCGTGGAGCGCGCCCCCGGCGACACCGCCACCGACGAGGCCCTCGACGCCCTGATCGCCCGGTTGGGCGAGGTCGCGCCGCTGATCGCCCCGACGGTGCGCAACAGCGCGGCCCCCACGATGCTCTCGGCGGGGTACAAGCTCAACGTGGTGCCCGGGGAGGCGACCGCGGGTGTGGACGGGCGTGTGCTGCCGGGCGCCGAGGCGGCCTTCGAGGCCACCATGGACGCGCTGACGGGCGGTCGCGTGGACTGGGAGTACGCGCACCGGTCGCCCTCGGTGTCGGCCCCCGTGGACGGCGCCGCGTTCGCGGCGATGGGTGCCGCCCTGCGCGCGCACGACCCCGACGCGCACGTGGTGCCGATGTGCCTGTCCGGGGGCACCGACGCGAAGGTCTTCGCCCGCTTGGGCATCGACTGCTACGGCTTCTCCCCGATGAGCCAGCCCGAGGGGCTGGACTACACGGAACTGCTGCACGGCGTGGACGAGCGGGTGCCGCTGGACGGGCTCAGGTTCGGGGTGCGCGTGCTGGACACGTTCCTGCGGGCCTGAGCGCCGCGCGCGGAGCGGGAACGGCGCGGGCGCGCAGGGCGTCCGCGCGGGTCAGCCGACGAGGGGGAGGACGATCAGTGGGCAGGGCTGCGCCGGAGGCGTCCGTTGAGGGCTGCGGGGAGCGACGCGGGGATGGAGCACCGGGGGCGTCCGTCGAGGGCGACGGTGGGCGACGGGTGAGCGGTGGGGCGGCGGCCGTACGCGGGGTGCCCGCGCTGACGCGTCCGCCGCGCCTGCGCGCCGGTGACCGGGTCCGGCTGGTCACACCTTGCAGTCCGGTCCCGGCCGCCCAGTTGGAGGCCTCGGTCGCGGTCCTGCGCGCGTGGGGTCTGCACGTGGATCTGGCGCCGCACGTGCGCGAGCGCCACTCGCACCTGCCCTATCTCGCGGGCCAGGACGCCGTGCGCGCCGCCGACCTGCAGTCGGCCTGGTGCGACCCGGACGTGGCCGCGGTGTTCTGTGTGCGCGGCGGCGACGGCGCGCACCGGACCCTGGACCTGTTGGACTTCGAGGCGATGCGGCGGGCCGAGCCCAAGGCGCTGATCGGGTTCAGTGACGTGACCGCGCTGCACGAGGCCTTCGCGGTGGAACTGGGCGTGGGGACGGTGCACGGACCGGTCGTGGGGACGCGCTACTTCGTGGGCGACCCGCAGGCCCAGCACGAGCTGCACACGACGCTGTTCTCCCCCGACGAGCGCATGGTGCTGACGTCGCCGGGCGCGCACGCGCTGGTGCCCGGGCGCGCACGCGGCGTGACGTTCGGCGGCAACCTCAGCCTGCTCAACGACGGCCTGGCCACCCCGCACAGCCGCCTGTCCGCCGACAACGGCCTGCTGATCCTGGAGGACATCGGCGAGGACGTCGCCCGGATCGACCGGATGCTCACGCACCTGCTGCGCACCGGATGGATGGACGGCGTGGCCGGGGTCGTGCTGGGCACGTGGACGGACTGCCCGCCCGACCTGGGTGTGATCGCCGACCTGATGCGCGAGCGCCTGGAACCGCTGGGGGTACCGGTGCTGTGGGGCCTGGAGTTCGGGCACTGCCCGGCCCAGCTGACCATCCCGCTGGGCGTTCCCGCCGAGCTCGACGCCGAGCGCGGCACCCTGGAGCTGGCCGTTCCGGGCCTGGTGTGAGCCGCCCGCGCCGGACCGCGCGCGGTTCACGGTGACCTTCCACCCGTTCATGGCGGGCCTTACCCGGCCGCTGGCCGAGCGTGTGCGGGGCGGCGCGGGAGGTGAGGGTTCCCGAATCCGGCTCGGGAACCCTGTCGGCGGGGGAACGCGCCGATAGACTCGTCTCATGGTTCGAGAACCACTGACCCCCGAGCAGATCGCCCGCGGCCACCTGCTGGGGCGGCTGCTCCGTGAGGCCCGGGGACGGCGCACGATGGTCGACGTCGCCCACCAGGCCGGGATCTCCGTGGAGACCCTGCGCAAGATCGAGGGCGGCCGCATCCCGACCCCCGCCTTCTTCACCGTCGCCGCGATCGCCGACGCCCTGGACCTGTCCCTGGACGACCTGCTGCGCCGTCTGCACGGCACCGCCGCCGTCGCCGTCTGAGTCCGCCGGGCGCGGTGACCGCGAGGGAGCGCCGGGCCGGGTTCGGGCCGCGGTGGGCGGCGGGCGCCCTCCCCGGCGCAGGCCTTCCTCACCGCGCGCCCGCCCCCGGTCTACGCCGGTTCCCGCAACGGCCAGACCTCGACCACGCCCCGCGCGACGGCGCACGGGGTCTGCGCCACGAGTCGGACGGCTTCCTCGATGGTCTCCGCCTCGATGATCTCGAACCCGGCCACCGGCAGGGAGGAGGACATGAAGGGTCCGCGCTCCACCGTCGTGCCGGCGCCGTCGTGGTTGGTCACCTGTACGGGTGTGCCGGCGATGCCCAGGACCGCCCCGGCCGCACGCAGGCGGGCGTCATGCGCGTGCGCCCTGTCGCGTACCGCCGCATCGGTGCGGTCGTAGCCGTCCTGGTCCCCGTATCCGATGGTCACGAACTTCGCCACAACGGAACCTTCCCCTCGTTCGTACGGACTGTTCACCGGTACTGACCTTCAGCCACGCCCGAACTCATCGCCGTGCCGGAGGAACACGCGCCGCCGCGCCTCCGCCCACCCGTCCGAAGGCCTTCGGCGAAACGCGCCCTAGCCGCCCAGCAGGGCCTCGGTGAGCAGGCCGTTGAGCACCCCGTCGGGGGTGTGGGCCCGTGCGCGTGCCTGCGCCCGCCCCTCGGCCAGGCACCACCGCCAGAGCCGGTCCAGGCGGTCGGGGTCGGGTGCGGCGTCCGGTCCGTCGAGGGTGAGCACGGGCCAGTCCCACACCCGGCCCTGAGCCGCGACCTTGGCACCGCCCACGACGGGATCCACCGCCACCGCCGGGACGCCGTTGCGCAACGCGAGCACCAGCCCGTGCAGGCGCGTGGTCACCACCAGGTCCATCCGTCCCACCAGGGCGTCGAACTGGCCCGGCCGCGCGCAGTGCAGCCAGTCGACGGCGTCCAGCCGGGTGTCGAGCGGCACCCGGGCGCAGTCCTTGGCCACCAGCCAGTCCGCCAGCGCGCGGTGCACGCGCGCGTGGGCGGCGCGGTCCCGGTACTCGGGCTGACCGGGTGCCGCGGTCACTCCCACCACCGGCACCTGTGCCGGGGCCGGAGCGTCCGCGGCCAGGTCCCGGTGCGGTTCGCGCCCCGGCGCGTCGCGGGGCAGGACCGCGTGGAAGCCGCGCAGCGCGGGGTCGGTGGGGTCGACGGCGGACACCCCGACCGCGATCCGCGTGCAGTCGGCGAAGCGCCGGTGCAGCTCGGTGACCTGCTCCCCGGCCGCGGGCCCGCATACGAAGACCAGATGCGAGTAGGCGGCCGGGTCCACCTCCTCCAGCGTCGGCCCGCGTGAGCGGAAGTGGGGGCTCCACACGATGTCGTGGGCGATGCCGTGCGCGCCGATCTCGGCGGACACCGCCTCCGCCGCGCCGACGTCCCCCGCCGTCGCCTCGCCGTGCAGGAACGAGAACCAGCCTGCGAGCACGACACGGATCGGTCTGCGGGTCCCCATGGTCCACCTCCTCGCCACACGCCTATCGTGTGAGACGTACCCGCGGCCCGGGCGTGTTCCCCCGTTCCCCTAGGACCGGGGAGTGGTAGGCACGTGGGAGCCGCGTCGAATCGCAGGGGGAGACCATGACCGATCAGGCACTGAAGGTGGACGAGGCCGAACTGCGCGGCCTGTTGGACGGACGCTGGGCCCAGGTGCGCGAACGCGCCCGCGACCTGCTGCGCGGTGAGGAGTTCGCTCCCGTCTCCGGGCTGACGGTGGACGACCACCGCGAGCGCGTACTGACCCAGCTCAAGGCCCTGGCCGGCACGGGAATGGCCGGCTACGGGTTCCCCGAGTCCGTGGGCGGTTCCGACGACATCGGCGCCTCGGTCGTCGCCTTCGAGATGCTCGTGTGCGATCTGTCGCTCATGGTGAAGGTGGGCGTGCAGTGGGGGTTGTTCGGCGGCGCCATCCGTGCCCTGGGCACCGAACCGCACCACGCCGAGTACCTGCCCGGCGTGATGTCGGTGGACCTGCCCGGCTGTTTCGCGATGACCGAGACCGGCCACGGTTCGGACGTCCAGCGCCTGCGCACCACCGCCACCTACGACCCCGCCACCGAGGAGTTCGTGGTCCACACGCCCGACGAGGCCGCGCGCAAGGACTACATCGGCAACGCCGCCCGGGACGGGCGGATGGCGGTGGTCTTCGCCCAGCTGAACGCGGACGGCACCGAGCACGGCGTCCACGCCCTGATGGTGCCCGTCCGCGACGCCGAAGGCAGCCCGATGCCGGGCGTGCGGATCGAGGACTGCGGGACCAAGGCCGGCCTCAACGGCGTGGACAACGGCCGCCTGTGGTTCGACCAGGTCCGGGTGCCCCGCACGAACCTGCTCAACCGCTACGGCGACGTGGCCGCCGACGGCACCTACAGCAGCCCCATCGAGAACAAGAACCGCCGCTTCTTCACCATGCTCGGGACCCTGATCCGCGGCCGGATCAGCGTGGCCGGGGGCGCGGGCACCGCCACCAAGGCCGCGCTGGCGATCGCGGTGCGCTACGCCGACACCCGTCGCCAGTTCACCCGCCCCGCCGCAGACGGCCGCCCCGAGCAGGAGGTGCGGATCCTGGACTACCTCGCCCACCAGCGCAAGCTGCTGCCGGCGCTGGCGTGCACCTACGGGCTGCACTTCGCCCAGGAGGAGCTGGTCACGCGGCTGCACGAGCTCTACGGCGCCCAGGAGCCGGGCGAGCGCGACGAGCACGCCCAGCGCGAGCTGGAGTCGCGCGCGGCCGGGCTGAAGGCGGTCGCGACCTGGCACGCCACCGAGACCATCCAGACCTGCCGCGAGGCCTGCGGCGGGGCCGGATACCTGGCCGAGAACCGCATTCCGCAGCTCAAGGCCGACTCCGACATCTTCACCACTTTCGAGGGCGACAACACGGTGCTGCTCCAGCAGCTCACCAAGGGCCTGTTGACCAACTTCCAGGACTACTTCGGCGACCTCGACCA
This region includes:
- the panB gene encoding 3-methyl-2-oxobutanoate hydroxymethyltransferase, which gives rise to MNTTAKASTGGNTLYGGVTSRRVTVRDLAAAKRRGERWPMLTAYDALTARVFDEAGIPVLLVGDSAANVVYGYDTTVPVTMDELVPLTAAVARSTQRALVVADLPFGSYQGSPQQALEAASRFMKEGRAQAVKLEGGHTVAHQVELLVSAGIPVMGHIGLTPQSVNTLGGYRVQGRGEAAAGLLKDAKELERAGAFSLVLECVPSELAAEVTEQLSIPTIGIGAGPSTDAQVLVWQDMAGLSPKVAKFVKAYANLNETLREAASSFADDVVQGAFPEERHSYSA
- a CDS encoding LLM class F420-dependent oxidoreductase, translated to MRISMPLQYAGEPKAAVDLVAELEKAGLDTVWVAEVYGFDSPTLMGYIAARTETVAIGSAILPLYSRTPSLVAMTAAGLDDLSGGRAILGLGASGPQVIEGWHGVPYTKPLARTRETVEICRRIWARQDRLTHDGSVFQLPLPPERGTGLGKPLKLINHPRRPDIPIYLASLGEKNVAMTAEIADGWLPHLFIPEKAESVWGDSIAAGKAKRDPSLGELEISAGGLLAIGEGEDTKKLLDFVRPMIALYVGGMGAKGKNFYNTVARRYGYEEAAEKIQDLYLEGRKEEAAAAVPEEFVELTNMVGPESYVRERVEAFRAAGVTQLNVTPVGDNPAKLVEKVKSWVS
- the npdG gene encoding NADPH-dependent F420 reductase, whose protein sequence is MSEQSTPEGVDITGQTIAVLGGTGDQGRGLARRFALAGQIVIIGSRSADRAASVAKELVEAERTRVDVRGLDNAAAAAEGDIVIVAVPWEGHRDLLAGLADELADKIVVDCVNPLGFDKRGPFALDVPEGSAAQQAAEVLPRSRVTAAFHHVSAVVLLDPEVSEVELDVLVLGEDREATDVVRALADLIPGVRGVFGGRLRNAHQVEALTANLIAVNRRYKTHAGIRITGL
- the map gene encoding type I methionyl aminopeptidase, translating into MTTPLVPGRISPQRSVPSHIVRPEYVGQKYPVEGVLGDVQTPETIERLRATSQIAARALQEVGKNIDPGVTTDELDRIGHEFLLDHGAYPSTLGYKGYPKSLCSSLNEVICHGIPDDTVISDGDIVNIDITAFKDGVHGDTNATFLAGNVSEEHRLLVERTHEATMRAIKACRPGRRINVIGRVIESYAKRFGYGVVRDFTGHGVGPEFHSGLVIPHYDDPRADTVMEPGMTFTIEPMITLGAVEYDMWDDGWTAVTADRRWTAQFEHTLVITDTGAEILTLP
- a CDS encoding M55 family metallopeptidase; translation: MRILISADMEGATGVTWPADVEPGTEQWQRCRAMFTGDVNAAVTGLFEGGADEVLVNEAHATMRNLLLEELHEDATMITGRHKDLSMVEGVQAGDCDGVVFLGYHCGAGDEGVLAHTYLPNAITGVWLDGEPASEGRLNAAVVAAYGTPVILVTGDDRACEDAAGYAPFARTVAVKEHVSRYAARCRPPARTARDIRAQARAAMLLAGRLVPAEPRAHEVEVEVDAAHLAQAAALVPGVTRVGARRVRYTSPDAYEMIRCFKTVTTLVSQAMEAHYG
- a CDS encoding M20/M25/M40 family metallo-hydrolase; this translates as MVHTVTSPETGLDAAGEDAIRLARGLVRLDSTNRGGGQGDERAAAEYTAEALGEAGLDPVILESAPRRANVVVRVPGTDPTAPALLVHGHLDVVPADAADWTLPPFAGEIADCPVTGVPALWGRGTVDMKNSVAMVAAVVRHWARHGVRPRRDLVLAFVADEEDSAAYGADWLAREHADLFEGCSVGIGEGGGETVHARGADGRPVRLYPVGAAERGSAWLTLRARGTAGHGSRPPRDNAVGALAEAVARIDRHTWPTNPTPVTLDAIDAVAKALGVERAPGDTATDEALDALIARLGEVAPLIAPTVRNSAAPTMLSAGYKLNVVPGEATAGVDGRVLPGAEAAFEATMDALTGGRVDWEYAHRSPSVSAPVDGAAFAAMGAALRAHDPDAHVVPMCLSGGTDAKVFARLGIDCYGFSPMSQPEGLDYTELLHGVDERVPLDGLRFGVRVLDTFLRA
- a CDS encoding LD-carboxypeptidase, giving the protein MSGGAAAVRGVPALTRPPRLRAGDRVRLVTPCSPVPAAQLEASVAVLRAWGLHVDLAPHVRERHSHLPYLAGQDAVRAADLQSAWCDPDVAAVFCVRGGDGAHRTLDLLDFEAMRRAEPKALIGFSDVTALHEAFAVELGVGTVHGPVVGTRYFVGDPQAQHELHTTLFSPDERMVLTSPGAHALVPGRARGVTFGGNLSLLNDGLATPHSRLSADNGLLILEDIGEDVARIDRMLTHLLRTGWMDGVAGVVLGTWTDCPPDLGVIADLMRERLEPLGVPVLWGLEFGHCPAQLTIPLGVPAELDAERGTLELAVPGLV
- a CDS encoding helix-turn-helix transcriptional regulator; translated protein: MVREPLTPEQIARGHLLGRLLREARGRRTMVDVAHQAGISVETLRKIEGGRIPTPAFFTVAAIADALDLSLDDLLRRLHGTAAVAV
- a CDS encoding YciI family protein; amino-acid sequence: MAKFVTIGYGDQDGYDRTDAAVRDRAHAHDARLRAAGAVLGIAGTPVQVTNHDGAGTTVERGPFMSSSLPVAGFEIIEAETIEEAVRLVAQTPCAVARGVVEVWPLREPA